In the genome of Telluria beijingensis, one region contains:
- a CDS encoding fumarylacetoacetate hydrolase family protein, giving the protein MHFRRTVLHCASLALVALTTLPASAATPAGATLAPIAQAHTFAQVRQGDQVHTLLALKMTPGAGTLTAIDLSAASGSYSPDAFDVIARFDAAALDALASQGQDARAYPIERLLGVGPRGLAHIAAGTNYPAHGEEVGMHEAFLFPKLSQAGGPRTTVAASPGALLDYEVEVCARFDRELRSTADFDAARKGFFLCGDFSDRATLVRNIDLAHPASGDGFADAKSGPDRFPTGALLVVPRDWKAFLQGVTIATHVDGQQRQQARAGDMIKDLRAIVSETLDEAGKRTWSYAGGRIPMVARAAIGTGSAVLTGTGDGVVFREPEPAVIEAVTRAKDRAAQLAQIERYLAGEAAKRIYLQPGNRVRHSSNVLGWIDTTVVPKQ; this is encoded by the coding sequence ATGCACTTTCGTCGTACCGTCCTGCACTGCGCCAGCCTGGCGCTAGTCGCACTCACCACGCTGCCGGCCAGCGCGGCAACGCCAGCCGGCGCCACGCTGGCGCCCATCGCGCAAGCCCATACCTTCGCCCAGGTGCGCCAGGGCGACCAGGTCCACACCCTGCTGGCCCTGAAGATGACGCCCGGCGCCGGCACGCTCACGGCCATCGACCTGAGCGCGGCCAGCGGGTCGTACAGCCCGGACGCCTTCGACGTCATTGCCCGCTTCGATGCCGCCGCCCTCGACGCACTGGCAAGCCAGGGGCAGGATGCGCGCGCCTATCCGATCGAGCGCCTGCTCGGCGTCGGTCCGCGCGGCCTGGCCCATATCGCGGCCGGCACCAACTACCCCGCGCATGGCGAGGAAGTCGGCATGCACGAAGCCTTCCTGTTCCCGAAGCTGTCGCAGGCCGGCGGTCCGCGCACGACGGTCGCAGCCAGCCCCGGCGCCTTGCTGGACTATGAAGTCGAGGTCTGCGCGCGCTTCGACCGCGAACTGCGCTCCACTGCCGACTTCGACGCCGCCCGCAAGGGCTTCTTCCTGTGCGGGGATTTCTCGGACCGCGCCACGCTGGTGCGCAACATCGATCTCGCGCACCCTGCCTCGGGCGACGGCTTCGCCGATGCCAAGAGCGGGCCGGACCGCTTCCCCACCGGCGCCCTGCTGGTGGTGCCGCGCGACTGGAAAGCCTTCCTGCAAGGCGTCACCATCGCGACCCACGTCGATGGCCAGCAACGCCAGCAGGCCAGGGCCGGCGACATGATCAAGGACTTGCGCGCCATCGTGAGCGAGACGCTGGACGAAGCCGGAAAGCGCACCTGGTCGTATGCGGGCGGACGCATCCCGATGGTCGCGCGCGCGGCAATCGGCACCGGGAGCGCCGTGCTGACCGGCACCGGCGACGGCGTGGTGTTCAGGGAACCAGAGCCGGCCGTGATCGAGGCGGTCACGCGTGCGAAGGACCGCGCCGCGCAACTGGCGCAGATCGAGCGCTACCTGGCCGGCGAGGCCGCCAAGCGCATCTATCTGCAGCCGGGCAACCGGGTACGCCATTCCAGCAACGTGCTTGGCTGGATCGACACCACCGTCGTCCCGAAGCAGTAA
- a CDS encoding MipA/OmpV family protein translates to MKHLFLLATLIATSSLASAQQAPRWGLGVGAAVSDSVYAGEGTRVTPFPLVSYQGERFYWRGISGGAHLVKRKGFSLDATLSARFDGIDRDDFGAPELAERGIDRALLEDRDDAFDLGLAGSWSGALGQLDLGVKGDITSTSKGYEANLTYSYPVQWGAMRIAPNIGVAHLSKKLANYYYGTLPEEVARGVANYQPGSAAVARIGIDVMRPFAGNWVFIGNVGYRKLPTKLSDSPLVEKDKDGAVSAFIGFSRGF, encoded by the coding sequence ATGAAACACCTCTTCCTCCTTGCCACCCTCATCGCCACTTCGAGCCTCGCCAGCGCGCAGCAGGCGCCGCGCTGGGGCCTGGGCGTCGGCGCCGCCGTCTCCGACTCGGTATATGCCGGCGAAGGCACGCGCGTCACGCCCTTCCCGCTCGTGTCCTACCAGGGCGAGCGTTTCTACTGGCGCGGCATTAGCGGCGGCGCCCACCTGGTCAAGCGCAAAGGGTTTTCGCTCGACGCCACCCTGTCGGCCCGCTTCGACGGCATCGACAGGGACGATTTCGGCGCGCCCGAGCTGGCGGAACGCGGCATCGACCGTGCACTGCTGGAAGACCGCGACGACGCCTTCGACCTCGGCCTGGCCGGCAGCTGGAGCGGCGCGCTGGGCCAGCTCGACCTGGGTGTCAAGGGCGATATCACCAGCACCAGCAAAGGGTATGAGGCCAACCTGACCTACTCGTACCCGGTACAGTGGGGCGCAATGCGCATCGCACCGAACATCGGCGTTGCGCACCTGTCGAAGAAGCTGGCCAATTACTACTACGGCACCCTGCCGGAAGAAGTCGCGCGCGGCGTGGCGAACTACCAGCCGGGCAGCGCGGCCGTCGCCCGCATCGGCATCGACGTGATGCGCCCGTTCGCCGGGAACTGGGTCTTCATCGGCAACGTCGGCTACCGCAAGCTGCCGACCAAGCTCTCCGACAGCCCGCTGGTGGAGAAGGACAAGGACGGCGCGGTGTCGGCCTTCATCGGCTTCAGCCGCGGCTTCTGA
- a CDS encoding response regulator transcription factor: protein MDKQPLSILIIEDNAGLAANIYDYLDACGHHPDAAPDGESGLGLLAINRYDAIVLDWMMPRMDGMTMLGRLRQEMKSRIPVIVLTAKDQLEHKLHGFLTGADDYVVKPVALAELEMRLRVLVQRTRGHVAEAQVLEVADLRFDLGTLQVSRAGKPLPMTPVRRQLLELLMRRSPGLVRRDELETLIWRDDVPDNDVLRSHMHMLRKAVDGDAPRKLLKTIAGSGYRLGLSDE, encoded by the coding sequence ATGGACAAGCAGCCCCTGAGCATCCTCATCATCGAAGACAACGCCGGCCTGGCCGCGAACATCTACGACTACCTCGACGCCTGCGGCCACCATCCGGACGCGGCGCCGGACGGCGAATCGGGCCTCGGGCTGCTGGCCATCAACCGCTACGACGCCATCGTGCTCGACTGGATGATGCCGCGCATGGACGGCATGACCATGCTGGGACGCCTGCGCCAGGAGATGAAGTCACGGATACCGGTGATCGTCCTCACCGCGAAGGACCAGCTCGAGCACAAGCTGCACGGCTTCCTGACCGGGGCCGACGACTACGTGGTCAAGCCGGTGGCGCTGGCGGAGCTGGAAATGCGCCTGCGGGTGCTGGTGCAGCGCACGCGCGGCCACGTCGCCGAAGCGCAGGTGCTCGAAGTAGCCGACCTGCGCTTCGACCTCGGCACACTACAGGTGAGCCGCGCCGGCAAGCCGCTTCCGATGACGCCGGTGCGGCGCCAGTTGCTGGAACTCTTGATGCGCCGCTCGCCGGGCCTGGTGCGGCGCGACGAACTGGAAACCCTGATCTGGCGGGACGACGTGCCCGACAACGACGTCCTGCGCTCGCACATGCACATGCTGCGCAAGGCGGTCGATGGCGATGCGCCGCGCAAGCTGCTCAAGACCATCGCCGGCAGCGGCTACCGACTGGGCCTGTCGGATGAGTGA
- a CDS encoding sensor histidine kinase → MSERRLSRMPSLQRKISALFVLFGLLMALGLALQGNLSQNLIVHPLWEELLRSSTAQYVADGRLAPGAQLPATGRVRAWRVVDAALPPDMPAYFARLEPGYYDEQAMDSYESARSHAVLVTPLADGGRIVVAVDITELEDYQNSLGLISVLVAVLSGATIAGSIAWVYRSLRRPIGVLAQRMEELDPEQPSQRLATDFALSELHDIAVIVNGHLERVERFIERERSLLDQASHEFRTPIAVIAGAVDVLRLHALPPAVEAPLARIESTVENLTEIMAALLFLSREDGKAPLETTRLDSLVTTLIDDHQHLLDGKSAHFVVETLEPLTVNCPEAILRIVVGNLLRNAAENSYQGAIRVRLAGGRLGIQDSGEGFDTVAAARRYTQALRNSAKQGGGQGLGLFLTRRVCERFGWTLTISSNPSHGTLAEMTFT, encoded by the coding sequence ATGAGTGAGCGCCGCCTGTCACGCATGCCCAGCCTGCAGCGCAAGATCAGCGCGCTGTTCGTCCTGTTTGGCCTGCTCATGGCGCTCGGGCTGGCTCTCCAGGGGAACCTGAGCCAGAACCTGATCGTGCATCCGCTATGGGAAGAACTCCTCAGGTCGAGTACGGCCCAGTATGTCGCCGACGGCAGGCTGGCGCCGGGCGCGCAACTGCCGGCGACGGGCCGGGTCCGGGCCTGGCGTGTGGTCGATGCCGCGCTGCCGCCCGACATGCCCGCCTATTTCGCCAGGCTGGAGCCCGGTTATTACGACGAGCAGGCGATGGACAGCTACGAGTCGGCCCGCAGCCATGCGGTGCTGGTCACGCCGCTCGCGGACGGCGGACGCATCGTGGTGGCGGTCGACATCACCGAACTCGAGGACTACCAGAACAGCCTGGGCTTGATCAGCGTGCTGGTCGCGGTCCTGAGCGGCGCGACGATCGCCGGCTCGATCGCCTGGGTCTACCGCAGCCTGCGGCGGCCGATCGGGGTGCTGGCGCAGCGGATGGAAGAACTCGATCCCGAGCAGCCATCGCAGCGCCTGGCGACCGACTTCGCCCTGAGCGAGTTGCACGACATCGCCGTGATCGTCAACGGCCACCTGGAGCGGGTCGAGCGCTTCATCGAGCGCGAACGCAGCCTGCTCGACCAGGCCAGCCATGAATTCCGCACGCCGATCGCGGTGATCGCGGGCGCGGTCGACGTGCTCAGGCTGCACGCGTTGCCGCCGGCCGTCGAGGCGCCGCTGGCGCGCATCGAATCGACGGTCGAGAATCTCACCGAGATCATGGCGGCGCTGCTGTTCCTGTCGCGCGAGGATGGCAAGGCGCCGCTGGAAACCACGCGCCTCGATTCGCTGGTGACGACGTTGATCGACGATCACCAGCATCTCTTGGATGGCAAGAGTGCGCACTTCGTCGTCGAGACACTCGAACCGCTGACGGTGAACTGCCCGGAAGCGATTCTACGCATCGTGGTGGGCAACCTGCTGCGCAATGCGGCCGAGAACAGCTACCAGGGCGCGATCAGGGTCCGGCTGGCCGGGGGGCGCCTGGGCATCCAGGATAGTGGGGAAGGATTCGATACGGTTGCCGCGGCGCGGCGCTATACGCAGGCCCTGCGCAATTCGGCCAAGCAGGGCGGCGGCCAGGGCCTGGGATTGTTCCTGACGCGGCGGGTGTGCGAGCGCTTCGGATGGACCTTGACGATCTCGTCGAACCCATCGCACGGCACGCTGGCGGAGATGACGTTCACCTGA
- a CDS encoding tubulin-like doman-containing protein — protein MAEFPNPSSIDARPAELKVDLRPTLFIGAGGTGMEVMMRIRRRILSAVWNRRHPTRVESIADFPVARFLHFDLDNNAVIDEGKSQRTDPWYELVRLSDEERLVEPLDLPQYHESDDSLARFPLIESWMPLRPKKLRSLGIDPSKGAGQIRALARLYLFDKYPKLRGRIKGALNYLSSNAGIERKENYQRLGLQVDTSKFRIVVIASAAGGTGAGSVLDLGWLSKAIARQEVSDSQVDLVLLMPSGFAKANKERTEANAYATLMELETAMRDMNANVAWMDPDSIAGRGAPFDDIYFVDTANLANKATLDVKDVYQMVADTLFEDFASADFANRKRSVAVNQQQHKLGPYNPRVPEARFGDMRLSYSKVYSSFGQSVLDTQQSLHDDIRAYELAALMVKAFFGLAGSDGVAARRAGDAERDAFMRDQMEMTERPFDEFPDLRKGSVDVTPFTEYALTNALLLDRDGRSLLERVESRVQLEIDRIMASYDVKLWREKVSELLPQLERDAIREAGATAETSEDRIKRHTGELSNRLKGRVRERLYALLDDRRQGGLEFVLSLLEQVKARLLQRDLANLERNGRRYRDIRDALRTRQVEESLNNLGQAAGRLFGKEPQAREVMGHLRRDLADYLRFHLLAVAAGQAIEVMRGMSAWLGDPQSTDEQGQAQWSGIAGEFQEGRRAVQAMLGAVDQRIKQLRSDARQEHATTIKLGAEMTPEPVRLAGDTSIWSEEVLLEFGGSARLFPQLGDERLRAELLLKLFRRAQLQLSNQDLERQEPADPLLERLSGLSPQERQRIFAEWIRSAMPWVNARFSAEFTPNADQFKCFIGVGDPVAWRRMEAEIRAAVPTGYFHGELVSIVNTGVSGRAVCYIELSGYPMTVLRGLPTWRASYQIENPKIPTHLHFDATRFRHPISPSMDELGRLADDYEWFLQAIALGVIRRKAELGDREAAFQPRGQYVFEVEPGSGEWLQIGNEFAVRSNGLPPYYREGVIAAVQARLAGLGPQRLALLAALMRYYQLRVYEPRLEIDETGAQLPSPSLPNITARRLYDSWMRRAQAFDAGLQPGRIEALLGQVERWTEVVPGSSQDAYSWEVERAVDKRIIRPALLADEEAAEQALAAAPRAAAVAPPPLPSATPRFKLFVGGAQRGPFTVDEVAQQAARGEIDHATRAWDMRWHPKIGKWSTVGELPELAAALGGTRDEGIPDPDDGVPDPD, from the coding sequence ATGGCAGAATTCCCGAATCCATCGAGCATCGACGCCCGCCCGGCCGAACTCAAGGTCGACCTGCGGCCGACGCTGTTCATCGGCGCCGGCGGCACCGGCATGGAAGTCATGATGCGCATCCGGCGCCGCATCCTGTCCGCAGTCTGGAACCGGCGCCATCCGACCCGGGTCGAATCGATCGCCGACTTCCCGGTGGCGCGCTTCCTGCACTTCGACCTCGATAACAATGCCGTCATCGACGAAGGCAAGTCGCAGCGCACCGATCCCTGGTACGAGCTGGTGCGGCTGAGCGACGAAGAGCGCCTGGTCGAACCGCTCGACCTGCCGCAATACCACGAGTCGGACGACAGCCTGGCGCGCTTTCCGCTGATCGAGAGCTGGATGCCGCTGCGGCCAAAAAAACTGCGTTCGCTCGGCATCGACCCGTCGAAAGGCGCGGGCCAGATTCGCGCGCTGGCGCGGCTCTACCTGTTCGACAAATATCCGAAGCTGCGTGGCCGCATCAAGGGCGCGCTCAACTACCTGAGCAGCAATGCCGGCATCGAGCGCAAGGAGAATTACCAGCGCCTGGGGCTGCAGGTCGACACCTCCAAGTTCCGGATCGTGGTCATTGCGTCGGCCGCCGGCGGCACCGGCGCCGGCAGCGTGCTCGACCTGGGCTGGCTGTCGAAGGCGATCGCGCGCCAGGAAGTGTCCGACAGCCAGGTCGACCTGGTGCTGCTGATGCCATCTGGCTTCGCCAAGGCCAACAAGGAGCGCACCGAGGCCAATGCCTACGCCACCCTGATGGAACTCGAGACGGCGATGCGCGACATGAATGCCAATGTGGCGTGGATGGACCCGGACAGCATCGCCGGGCGCGGCGCGCCGTTCGACGACATCTATTTCGTCGACACCGCGAATCTCGCCAACAAGGCCACGCTCGACGTCAAGGATGTCTACCAGATGGTGGCCGACACCCTGTTCGAAGACTTCGCCTCGGCCGACTTTGCCAACCGCAAGCGCTCGGTGGCGGTCAACCAGCAGCAGCACAAGCTCGGCCCGTACAACCCGCGCGTGCCCGAGGCGCGCTTCGGCGACATGCGGCTGTCGTACTCCAAGGTGTATTCGAGCTTTGGCCAGTCGGTGCTCGACACCCAGCAAAGCCTGCATGACGACATTCGCGCCTATGAACTGGCGGCGCTGATGGTGAAGGCATTCTTTGGCCTGGCGGGCAGCGACGGCGTGGCGGCGAGGCGTGCGGGCGACGCCGAGCGCGACGCCTTCATGCGCGACCAGATGGAGATGACCGAGCGTCCCTTCGACGAATTCCCCGACCTGCGCAAGGGTTCGGTGGACGTGACGCCGTTCACCGAATATGCGTTGACGAATGCGCTGCTGCTCGACCGCGACGGCCGCTCGCTGCTCGAGCGGGTCGAGAGCCGCGTGCAGCTCGAGATCGACCGCATCATGGCCTCCTACGACGTCAAGCTGTGGCGCGAAAAGGTGTCGGAACTGCTGCCGCAACTGGAACGCGACGCGATCCGCGAGGCCGGCGCCACCGCCGAGACCAGCGAGGACCGCATCAAGCGCCATACCGGCGAGCTGTCAAACCGCCTGAAAGGCAGGGTGCGCGAGCGCCTGTACGCCCTGCTCGACGACCGCCGCCAGGGCGGGCTGGAATTCGTGCTGTCGCTGCTGGAGCAGGTCAAGGCGCGCCTGCTGCAGCGCGACCTGGCCAACCTCGAGCGCAATGGCCGCCGCTACCGCGACATCCGCGACGCGCTGCGCACGCGCCAGGTCGAGGAGTCGCTGAACAACCTGGGCCAGGCGGCCGGCCGCCTGTTCGGCAAGGAGCCGCAGGCGCGCGAAGTCATGGGCCACCTGAGGCGCGACCTGGCCGACTACCTGCGCTTCCATCTGCTGGCGGTGGCGGCCGGGCAGGCGATCGAGGTGATGCGCGGGATGTCCGCCTGGCTGGGCGATCCGCAATCGACCGACGAGCAGGGGCAGGCCCAGTGGAGCGGCATCGCCGGCGAATTCCAGGAAGGCCGGCGCGCCGTGCAGGCAATGCTGGGCGCCGTCGACCAGCGCATCAAACAGCTGCGTTCCGACGCGCGCCAGGAACATGCGACTACCATCAAGCTCGGCGCCGAGATGACGCCGGAGCCGGTGCGCCTGGCGGGCGACACCAGCATCTGGAGCGAGGAGGTGCTGCTGGAATTTGGCGGCTCGGCGCGGCTGTTCCCGCAACTGGGCGACGAGCGCCTGCGCGCCGAGCTGTTGCTCAAACTGTTCCGGCGCGCGCAATTGCAGCTGTCGAACCAGGACCTGGAGCGGCAGGAACCGGCCGATCCGCTGCTCGAACGCCTGTCCGGCCTGTCGCCCCAGGAACGCCAGCGCATCTTCGCCGAGTGGATCCGCAGCGCCATGCCGTGGGTGAACGCGCGCTTCTCGGCCGAGTTCACGCCGAACGCCGACCAGTTCAAATGCTTCATCGGCGTGGGCGATCCGGTCGCCTGGCGCCGCATGGAAGCCGAGATCCGCGCCGCCGTGCCGACCGGGTACTTCCACGGCGAGCTGGTCTCGATCGTCAACACCGGCGTGAGCGGCCGGGCGGTGTGCTATATCGAGCTGTCCGGCTATCCGATGACGGTGCTGCGCGGCCTGCCAACCTGGCGCGCCTCGTACCAGATCGAGAACCCGAAGATCCCGACCCACCTGCATTTCGACGCCACGCGTTTCCGCCACCCGATCTCGCCGTCGATGGACGAACTGGGACGGCTGGCCGACGACTACGAATGGTTCCTGCAGGCGATCGCGCTGGGCGTCATCCGGCGCAAGGCCGAGCTGGGCGACCGCGAAGCGGCGTTCCAGCCGCGCGGCCAGTATGTGTTCGAGGTTGAACCGGGTTCCGGAGAGTGGCTCCAGATCGGCAACGAGTTCGCGGTCCGTTCCAACGGCTTGCCGCCGTATTACCGCGAGGGCGTGATCGCGGCAGTGCAGGCGCGCCTGGCCGGGCTCGGCCCGCAGCGGCTGGCCTTGCTGGCGGCGCTGATGCGCTACTACCAGCTGCGCGTCTACGAGCCGCGGCTCGAGATCGACGAGACCGGCGCTCAGCTGCCATCGCCATCGCTGCCGAACATCACCGCGCGCCGCCTGTACGACAGCTGGATGCGGCGCGCGCAGGCCTTTGATGCGGGACTGCAGCCGGGGAGGATCGAGGCCTTGCTGGGCCAGGTCGAGCGCTGGACCGAGGTGGTGCCCGGCTCCAGCCAGGATGCCTACAGCTGGGAAGTCGAGCGCGCAGTGGACAAGCGGATCATCCGGCCCGCTCTGCTGGCGGACGAAGAGGCGGCGGAGCAGGCGCTGGCGGCGGCGCCGCGTGCCGCAGCCGTGGCGCCGCCGCCGCTGCCGAGCGCGACGCCGCGCTTCAAGCTGTTCGTCGGCGGCGCCCAGCGCGGGCCGTTCACGGTCGACGAAGTCGCGCAACAAGCCGCGCGCGGCGAGATCGACCACGCGACGCGCGCCTGGGACATGCGCTGGCATCCGAAGATCGGCAAGTGGAGCACGGTGGGCGAATTGCCCGAGCTGGCCGCGGCGCTGGGCGGCACGCGCGACGAGGGGATTCCGGATCCCGACGACGGCGTGCCGGATCCGGACTGA
- a CDS encoding M1 family metallopeptidase, producing MFRLPIGVAALCLAVAAFAAPAHAAAPFDDKFRQLDELLPTPGATRTASGAPGHAYWQQRADYKIRVTLDESKRALNGAGTVTYYNNSPDTLSYLWVQLDQNMFRPDSDNRSIATLPSREAWQARGNDGVKFETLRHALESRTFAGGIDIESVTASNGRPLAHTINKTMMRIDLPQPLKPGARLSFNVSWRFNVPEMNVLGRRMGFERFDDGNDIYEIAQWFPRMAAYYDAAGWRNAQYLGDGEFTLEFGDYDVSITAPSDHVVTATGELQNAGEVLTSAQRERLKQARTASKPVIIVSQQEAERAEKGRASGTKTWRFSAKNVRDFAFASSRKFIWDAQGIKSGKQDVMAMSFYPKEANPLWERYSTPAVIHTIEQYNKYALDYPYPVAISVNGPVGGMEYPMLSFNGRRPVKDAKTGEITYSKAAKYGLISVIIHEVGHNYFPMIVNSDERQWTWMDEGMNSFVQFLAEQAWEKGYPSRRGEPRDIAAYMRSPNQTPIMTNAESNLQRGHSAYGKPATALVILRETVLGRELFDFAFREYVNRWKFKRPTPADFFRTMEDASGTDLDWFWRGWFYTNDAVDISVDGMTEYTVSSRNPDVEKAMARARRNAEPVSLTEQRDEGMERRVDRHPELKDFYNEHDDYTVTEKDRKRYNEMVDGLEDWEKALLKEGKHLTLVDFSNRGGLVMPLIVEIELKSGKKTIERIPAQVWRNSPTRITRLFVTDEPIVGLVQDPFWETADIDTSNNAWPRKPVPARLELFKTDRDPGNLMREMSPGARPAAVPSPAP from the coding sequence ATGTTCCGTTTGCCCATTGGCGTGGCAGCGCTATGCCTCGCCGTCGCGGCGTTCGCCGCGCCTGCCCACGCCGCCGCACCCTTCGACGACAAGTTCCGCCAGCTCGACGAGCTGCTGCCGACGCCGGGCGCGACCCGCACCGCGTCCGGCGCGCCGGGCCACGCCTACTGGCAGCAGCGCGCCGACTACAAGATCCGCGTCACGCTCGACGAAAGCAAGCGCGCCCTCAATGGCGCCGGCACGGTGACCTACTACAACAACTCCCCTGACACCCTGTCCTACCTGTGGGTGCAGCTGGACCAGAACATGTTCCGTCCGGATTCGGACAACCGCAGCATCGCCACCCTGCCCTCGCGCGAGGCCTGGCAGGCACGCGGCAACGATGGCGTGAAGTTCGAGACGCTGCGCCATGCGCTCGAATCGCGCACCTTCGCCGGCGGCATCGACATCGAGAGCGTGACCGCCAGCAACGGCCGTCCGCTGGCCCACACCATCAACAAGACCATGATGCGGATCGACCTGCCGCAGCCGCTCAAGCCCGGCGCGCGCCTGTCGTTCAACGTGAGCTGGCGCTTCAACGTGCCCGAGATGAACGTGCTGGGACGCCGCATGGGCTTCGAGCGCTTCGACGACGGCAACGACATCTACGAGATCGCGCAGTGGTTCCCGCGCATGGCCGCCTATTACGACGCCGCCGGCTGGCGTAACGCCCAGTACCTGGGCGACGGCGAGTTCACGCTCGAATTCGGCGACTACGACGTGTCGATCACGGCGCCCAGCGACCACGTGGTCACCGCTACCGGCGAACTGCAGAACGCGGGCGAGGTGCTCACAAGCGCCCAGCGCGAACGCCTGAAACAGGCCCGGACCGCCAGCAAGCCGGTGATCATCGTCAGCCAGCAGGAGGCCGAGCGCGCCGAGAAGGGCCGCGCCAGCGGCACCAAAACGTGGCGCTTCAGTGCGAAGAACGTGCGCGACTTCGCGTTCGCCTCGAGCCGCAAGTTCATCTGGGACGCCCAGGGCATCAAGAGCGGCAAGCAGGACGTGATGGCGATGTCGTTCTATCCGAAGGAAGCCAACCCGCTGTGGGAACGCTACTCGACACCGGCCGTGATCCACACCATCGAGCAGTACAACAAGTACGCGCTCGATTACCCGTATCCGGTGGCGATCTCGGTCAACGGCCCGGTGGGCGGCATGGAATACCCGATGCTGTCGTTTAACGGGCGCCGTCCGGTGAAGGATGCCAAGACCGGCGAGATCACCTATTCGAAAGCCGCCAAGTATGGCCTGATCAGCGTGATCATCCACGAGGTCGGCCACAATTACTTCCCGATGATCGTCAACTCGGACGAGCGCCAGTGGACCTGGATGGACGAAGGCATGAACAGCTTCGTGCAGTTCCTGGCCGAGCAGGCCTGGGAAAAAGGCTACCCGAGCCGGCGCGGCGAGCCGCGCGACATCGCGGCCTATATGCGCAGCCCGAACCAGACCCCGATCATGACCAATGCCGAATCGAACCTGCAGCGTGGCCACAGCGCCTACGGCAAGCCGGCCACCGCATTGGTGATCCTGCGCGAGACCGTCCTCGGACGCGAACTGTTCGACTTCGCGTTCAGGGAATACGTGAATCGCTGGAAGTTCAAGCGCCCGACCCCGGCCGACTTCTTCCGCACCATGGAAGACGCCTCGGGCACGGACCTCGACTGGTTCTGGCGCGGCTGGTTCTATACCAACGACGCGGTCGACATCAGCGTCGACGGCATGACCGAGTACACGGTGAGCAGCCGCAACCCGGACGTCGAGAAGGCCATGGCGCGCGCGCGCAGGAATGCCGAACCGGTGTCGCTCACCGAGCAGCGCGACGAAGGCATGGAGCGCCGCGTCGACCGCCATCCGGAGCTGAAGGACTTCTACAACGAGCATGACGACTACACCGTCACCGAGAAGGACCGCAAGCGCTACAACGAGATGGTGGACGGCCTGGAAGACTGGGAAAAGGCCCTGCTCAAGGAAGGCAAGCACCTGACGCTGGTCGACTTCTCCAACCGCGGCGGGCTGGTGATGCCGCTGATCGTCGAGATCGAACTCAAGAGCGGCAAGAAGACCATCGAACGCATCCCGGCCCAGGTCTGGCGCAATTCGCCCACCAGGATTACCCGCCTGTTCGTCACCGACGAACCGATCGTGGGCCTGGTCCAGGATCCGTTCTGGGAAACCGCGGACATCGACACCAGCAACAATGCCTGGCCAAGAAAGCCCGTGCCGGCGCGCCTGGAGCTGTTCAAGACCGACCGCGATCCGGGTAACCTGATGCGCGAGATGTCGCCCGGCGCCAGGCCGGCCGCGGTTCCTTCGCCTGCGCCTTGA
- a CDS encoding DUF2306 domain-containing protein, with protein sequence MSHPMTRSGLPLRSLLAIVWISTGIFSIYIAVFYGGAILAGTLEKDWNAVLPRLYQPGAIAAATMIGMHFIAGSSVLLLGPLQFITALRTRYARLHRWTGRVYVVSALLAGVGGLSYLALEGAVGGIVMEVGFGLYGVLTVLAAVQAWRHALARRFDLHRAWAIRLFALGIGFWLYRMYYGIWLKGLGGAGHTDTFDGPFDMTMSFFFYLPNLLVAEYFIRRASPPSFSMPRRVLGQAGIVALVLVLLAATWLFAHAYWLPHIGRRLAPLFA encoded by the coding sequence ATGTCGCACCCCATGACCCGCAGCGGGCTCCCGCTGCGTTCCCTGCTCGCCATCGTCTGGATCAGCACCGGCATCTTCAGCATCTATATCGCCGTGTTCTATGGCGGCGCGATCCTGGCCGGCACCCTCGAGAAGGACTGGAACGCGGTGCTGCCGCGCCTCTACCAGCCCGGCGCCATCGCTGCGGCCACGATGATCGGCATGCACTTCATCGCCGGCTCCAGCGTGCTGCTGCTCGGCCCCCTGCAATTCATCACCGCCCTGCGCACGCGCTACGCGCGCCTGCACCGCTGGACCGGCCGCGTGTACGTGGTCTCGGCCCTGCTGGCCGGCGTCGGCGGCCTGTCCTACCTGGCCCTGGAAGGCGCGGTGGGCGGCATCGTGATGGAGGTCGGCTTCGGCCTGTACGGCGTGCTGACGGTGCTGGCGGCGGTGCAGGCCTGGCGCCATGCGCTTGCGCGCCGGTTCGACCTGCACCGCGCGTGGGCGATCCGCCTGTTCGCGCTCGGCATCGGCTTCTGGCTGTACCGCATGTACTACGGCATCTGGCTCAAGGGGCTGGGCGGCGCGGGCCATACCGATACCTTCGACGGACCGTTCGACATGACGATGAGTTTCTTCTTCTACCTGCCGAACCTGCTGGTGGCCGAGTACTTCATCCGGCGCGCGTCGCCGCCGTCGTTCTCGATGCCGCGCCGCGTGCTGGGCCAGGCCGGCATCGTGGCGCTGGTGCTGGTGCTGCTGGCGGCGACCTGGCTGTTCGCCCATGCCTACTGGCTGCCGCATATCGGGCGCCGCCTGGCCCCGCTGTTCGCCTGA